CAATCACACGCCCTTCACTGGTGACTAAAAGCAGCCGTTGTCCGGGGGGCGCCCATTTGTCGATGGCGCGAAACAGCCTGCGCCACCACATTAAATCGTTGGGCGGGTCCTGACTGAGTTCCGCCTCAACATGTTGCTCAATCATCGTGCCCTGCCGCTGCTCATTGTCCAGCAGCGGCGTCATCTGACGCGAATCAAGTTTGGGCAGCATCAACACCAGCATCAGTACCAGCGCCAAAGTCAGCCAGAAAATGGCAAAGATACGGGTGGTCAGGCTGGATATCATGCTGCGGATACCATCAGGTAACCCCGACCTCGTAGCGTCTTAAACCACGGATGTGCGTCCTGCCGTTCCGGTAATTTGCGCCGTAGGTTAGAGATATGCATATCAATTGCCCGGTCAAATGGTGTCAGGCGCTTGCCCAGCACTTCCTGGCTAAGATGTTCACGCGAGACGACCTGACCAAGATGTTGGGCCAGCAGATAGAGCAGGGTGAATTCGGTCCCCGTTAAGTCGAGCGTTTCACCGTCGAAGCTGGCTTCCTGACGACCGGGATTCAGCCGTAACAGGTCAACTTCCAGTGTAGGTGAGCTGTTGTCGTGTTGATGCTGCTGCTGCTCGCTCCAGTTGGAACGGCGCAAAATAGCGCGAATACGTGCGACCAACTCACGGTCGTTAAAAGGTTTAGGCAGGTAGTCATCCGCCCCCAGTTCAAGCCCAAGTACCCGGTCTAGCTCGCTTCCGCGCGCGGTTAACATAATGACCGGCGTTTGGTGCTGTTGACGCAGTTCCTTCAAGGTATCGATACCGTTTTTCTTTGGCATCATGACATCAAGCAACAACAGATCGACGGTGTTGTCCAATAGCGCCAGCGCCTGCTCGCCGTCACCGGCAACCAGAACGTTAAACCCTTCCATTTCAAGCAATTCTTTCAATAGCGAAGTCAATTCGCGATCGTCGTCAACCAACAGGATCTTATTCATTTTTTATTGCCCTCCGCAGGCAAAATACCGTGAACGAATGCGCTCAATCTATCACTTTACGTAGTTTTACACCCCCTGACGCATGTTTGCAGCGTGCCCCGTAGACTCGATCTTGTTGAATCGAAATTCGGAAACGTACCTGGGAGTGAACGATGCGCAAAGTAACTGCCGTCGTTGTGGTTCCGGCGCTGATATATATCCTCTTCGCCGCCTGGTTTGCAAACGCCGCGACGACTGGAGAGACACATCAGGGTGACGGAGCAAACCGTACACTGAGGCAAGTTCCACAAAGCCACATGTTCGACGGCATCAGCTTGACGGAGCAACAGCGTCAGCAGATGCGTGACCTGATGCAGCAGGGCAGGTACGACCAATCTCAGATAAGTATTAACGATTTAGAGCAGCTGCACGAACTGATTATTGCAGATAAATTCGATCAGGTGGCCTATGAGGCTCAGGCAAAAAAAATTGCGCAGGCTGAAGTTGCTCGCCAGGTCGACATGGCCAGGGTTCGCAACCAGATGTACCATCTTTTAACGCCTCAGCAGCAGGACATCTTGAAAAAGAGACATCAGCAGCGCCTTGATGAGTTGCGCAGGTTGACGAATATGCAGCTATCTTCACCGCTGCAGGCAGCAAGCAGTACCGATAGCACCCCTTAGTACCCACAAAGATAGTACCCCTGTTTTCCTTGCCATAGACGTATCCCTGTCTACCCCGCCATGATGGCGGGTTTTTTTTATCGCAGATCCAGTATACTTAATCGACTAAACCGGATGAGTAGCGCTATGAATGCAAACTATGCGCGGCAGGTCTTTGCAGCGGCTATTGCGGCCACGGTGCTGGCCTCGCTGTTACTGATTATTAAAATTTTTGCCTGGTGGTATACCGGATCGGTCAGCATTCTTGCTGCGCTGGTGGATTCGCTGGTCGATATTGCCGCCTCCTTGACCAATCTTCTGGTGGTGCGCTATTCGCTACAGCCTGCCGATGCCGAACACACTTTTGGCCACGGCAAAGCGGAGTCTCTTGCCGCGCTCGCACAAAGTATGTTCATCTGTGGTTCCGCGCTGTTTCTGTTCCTCACCGGCTTACAACATCTGGTCTCCCCTGAAGAGATGAAAGCGCCTCTGGTGGGCATCGTCGTTACGCTAATCGCGCTGTGTTCCACGCTAATTCTGGTCACATTCCAGCGTAGGGTCGTCCGCCACACTCGCAGTCAGGCCATCCGGGCCGATATGCTGCACTATCAGTCTGACGTGGTGATGAACGGCGCTATTCTGCTGGCGCTGGCCTTGAGCTGGTATGGCTTTCATCGCGCTGATGCGCTGTTTGCCTTAGGCATCGGCGGCTGGATTTTATACAGCGCTGTGCGTATGGGTTACGAGGCTGTGCAGGCACTGCTCGATCGTGCTTTACCCATTGCAGAACATCAGGCGATTGTTGAGATCGTCGAAGCCTGGCCTGGGGTGTGTGGCGCGCATGATATTCGCACCCGGCAGTCGGGCCCAACGCGTTTTATTCAGCTTCATCTGGAAATGGATGACCACCTGCCGCTTTGCGAGGCGCATCGGCTGGCGGA
This DNA window, taken from Erwinia tasmaniensis Et1/99, encodes the following:
- the cpxP gene encoding cell-envelope stress modulator CpxP, which codes for MRKVTAVVVVPALIYILFAAWFANAATTGETHQGDGANRTLRQVPQSHMFDGISLTEQQRQQMRDLMQQGRYDQSQISINDLEQLHELIIADKFDQVAYEAQAKKIAQAEVARQVDMARVRNQMYHLLTPQQQDILKKRHQQRLDELRRLTNMQLSSPLQAASSTDSTP
- the cpxR gene encoding envelope stress response regulator transcription factor CpxR, producing MNKILLVDDDRELTSLLKELLEMEGFNVLVAGDGEQALALLDNTVDLLLLDVMMPKKNGIDTLKELRQQHQTPVIMLTARGSELDRVLGLELGADDYLPKPFNDRELVARIRAILRRSNWSEQQQHQHDNSSPTLEVDLLRLNPGRQEASFDGETLDLTGTEFTLLYLLAQHLGQVVSREHLSQEVLGKRLTPFDRAIDMHISNLRRKLPERQDAHPWFKTLRGRGYLMVSAA
- the fieF gene encoding CDF family cation-efflux transporter FieF (FieF, a metal efflux transporter, is a member of the CDF (cation diffusion facilitator) family of transporters.) translates to MNANYARQVFAAAIAATVLASLLLIIKIFAWWYTGSVSILAALVDSLVDIAASLTNLLVVRYSLQPADAEHTFGHGKAESLAALAQSMFICGSALFLFLTGLQHLVSPEEMKAPLVGIVVTLIALCSTLILVTFQRRVVRHTRSQAIRADMLHYQSDVVMNGAILLALALSWYGFHRADALFALGIGGWILYSAVRMGYEAVQALLDRALPIAEHQAIVEIVEAWPGVCGAHDIRTRQSGPTRFIQLHLEMDDHLPLCEAHRLADQVERALLHKFPGSDVIIHQDPRSVVAKERQGKFGH